From Etheostoma cragini isolate CJK2018 chromosome 10, CSU_Ecrag_1.0, whole genome shotgun sequence, the proteins below share one genomic window:
- the LOC117952253 gene encoding protocadherin beta-16-like — translation MEMPDRTMRRQVLLFISILSLTSVLCQVSYSIPEELAKGSLIGNIAQDLGLDRKRLTLGKARIFTGDSAEYIELNRERGVLLIKEKIDRETLCGQTTPCALHFQVILESPMEYYTVAVEITDINDNTPIFEKSDMVFKISESAVIGSKFLLERAIDPDVGTNSLQSYFLTKTENFVLKLKDQPDGEKIVEMILQKSLDREKQEEIFLVLAAVDGGKPSLSGTAQIHVTVLDANDNAPVFKKSDYRATIPENAPKGTVITKVSASDADKGPNSKVTYSISNTAADVRGMFEINELNGDLISKSNVDYEKGRYYQIHVQASDEGGLTDSCKITVEVIDMNDNKPIINIMSQTNVVSEDSKPSTVVTMVNVQDLDSGDNGKVHCAINEHIPVTLKPTSNMFFNLVIDSDLDRETASEYNITVTCSDEGVPSLSSSVTLTLQISDVNDNAPVFERSSYEAYIVENNTPGLSIFTVKARDADWNQNARVSYILEDSSVNGVPVSSYVSVSADSGVIHAVRSFDYEQIKDFHFRVKAQDGGSPPLSSNVTVKILIQDQNDNPPQVLYPVQTGGSLVAEMVPRLADVGYLVTKVVAVDLDSGQNAWLSYKLQKATDRALFEVG, via the coding sequence ATGGAAATGCCAGACAGAACAATGAGGCGGCAAGTGTTGTTGTTTATCTCAATCCTTTCTCTCACATCGGTGCTCTGTCAGGTCAGCTACTCCATTCCTGAAGAATTGGCAAAAGGCTCATTAATCGGTAACATTGCTCAGGATTTAGGTTTAGACAGAAAAAGACTAACGTTAGGCAAAGCTCGGATTTTTACAGGAGACAGCGCAGAGTACATTGAGCTGAACAGAGAACGAGGAGTCCTCCTTATCAAGGAGaaaatagacagagagacactaTGTGGACAGACGACGCCCTGTGCTTTGCATTTCCAGGTTATTTTAGAAAGTCCAATGGAATATTACACTGTTGCAGTCGAAATCACAGATATAAATGATAACACCccaatatttgaaaaatctgACATGGTTTTTAAAATAAGTGAATCTGCTGTAATAGGATCAAAATTCTTGTTAGAGAGAGCAATAGATCCCGATGTTGGCACGAATAGTCTACAGAGTTATTTTCTGACCAAAACCGAAAATTTTGTTCTGAAATTGAAAGATCAGCCCGATGGAGAAAAAATAGTTGAAATGATTTTACAAAAGTCACTTGATAGAGAAAAACAGGAGGAGATATTTCTAGTGTTAGCTGCGGTTGATGGAGGGAAACCAAGCCTATCTGGTACGGCACAGATACATGTCACAGTGCTTGATGCCAATGACAATGCACCTGTTTTTAAAAAGAGCGATTATAGAGCTACAATACCTGAGAACGCCCCTAAAGGTACAGTTATAACCAAGGTCAGTGCTTCAGATGCTGATAAAGGGCCAAATTCCAAGGTTACGTATTCAATATCCAACACAGCTGCAGATGTACGAGGCATGTttgaaattaatgaattaaacGGGGATTTGATTTCAAAAAGTAATGTAGATTATGAAAAGGGACGCTACTATCAAATACACGTGCAAGCAAGTGATGAAGGGGGGCTGACAGATTCATGTAAGATTACGGTTGAAGTAATAGACATGAATGATAACAAGCCAATCATTAATATAATGTCACAGACTAATGTAGTTTCCGAAGATTCTAAACCATCAACAGTTGTGACTATGGTAAATGTTCAGGACCTAGATTCCGGAGATAATGGCAAGGTTCACTGCGCAATAAATGAACATATTCCTGTTACGTTGAAGCCAAcgtcaaatatgttttttaatctaGTTATAGACAGTGAtttagacagagagacagcctCTGAGTACAATATAACTGTGACCTGCTCTGATGAGGGAGTGCCCTCCCTCTCCAGCAGCGTCACTCTCACCTTACAGATCTCTGATGTGAATGATAATGCGCCTGTCTTTGAGAGGAGCTCATATGAGGCCTACATTGTAGAAAACAACACACCAGGCCTCTCTATATTCACAGTGAAAGCCAGAGACGCTGACTGGAACCAGAATGCCCGTGTTTCTTACATACTGGAGGACTCCTCTGTTAACGGAGTGCCGGTCTCCTCATATGTGTCCGTTAGTGCTGATAGTGGAGTCATCCATGCAGTGCGCTCTTTTGACTATGAGCAAATCAAAGACTTCCACTTCCGCGTCAAAGCACAGGATGGAGGCTCTCCTCCACTCAGTAGCAATGTGACTGTGAAAATACTGATCCAGGACCAGAACGACAACCCTCCTCAGGTTCTGTACCCAGTCCAGACTGGTGGCTCTCTGGTGGCTGAAATGGTTCCTCGTTTAGCAGATGTGGGCTATCTGGTCACTAAAGTGGTGGCTGTTGATTTGGACTCTGGACAGAATGCCTGGCTCTCCTATAAACTGCAGAAAGCCACAGACAGGGCGCTGTTTGAAGTGGGC